In the genome of Gadus morhua chromosome 14, gadMor3.0, whole genome shotgun sequence, one region contains:
- the LOC115558842 gene encoding saccharopine dehydrogenase-like oxidoreductase, with the protein MASVETSSSRPYHIIIFGGSGFTGQYVVEEVARTVSEGPSGTLRWAVAGRSKAKLEKVLEQAAGALSKPELRTVDIIVSDVKEPDSLAAMCKQAVIVLNCVGPYRFYGEPVVKACVENGAHCLDISGEPQFLEGMQLNYHSEAAKKGVYIVGSCGFDSIPADMGVLYTRDQFRGTLTAVESFLTASAGPEGASVHDGTWQSAIYAAANGASLRSLRRKFKYQPLPVVGAKIKRRSALFYSNEVQQYAVPFMVTDPSVVKRTQRFLAEEQQESPVQYGAYVGVGGVGNIIKMLVAGMMFMLLTKFNFGCNLLIKYPEFFSFGLFTKAGPTKSQIKDASFQFAFYGEGYTEGKDPSQGKPDGKIRTLVQGPEAVYVATPIAMVQAALTILNEPNVLPRTGGVYTPGAAFGKTTLIDRLHKHGIQFSVK; encoded by the exons ATGGCAAGTGTTGAAACATCGTCGAGCAGGCCCTACCATATCATTATTTTCGGAGGTTCTGGTTTTACTGGTCAGTATGTGGTCGAGGAGGTGGCACGAACGGTCTCGGAGGGTCCGAGTGGGACCCTGAGATGGGCTGTCGCCGGCAGAAGCAAGGCGAAACTGGAGAAAGTTCTGGAGCAGGCGGCCGGCGCACTGA GTAAACCAGAGCTGAGGACAGTAGACATCATTGTATCAGATGTAAAAGAACCAGACTCATTAGCAGCAATGTGCAAACAGGCTGTGATTGTCCTCAACTGTGTGGGGCCT TACAGGTTCTATGGTGAACCGGTAGTCAAGGCCTGTGTAGAGAATGGAGCCCATTGCCTTGACATCTCTGGGGAGCCTCAG TTTCTAGAGGGCATGCAACTGAACTACCACAGCGAGGCAGCTAAGAAGGGAGTGTACATCGTAGGAAGCTGTGGCTTTGACTCCATCCCTGCTGACATGGGAGTCCTCTATACCAGGGACCAGTTCAGGG GTACACTGACAGCAGTTGAAAGCTTCCTCACGGCCAGTGCAGGACCAGAG GGCGCCAGCGTCCACGACGGTACATGGCAGTCGGCCATCTATGCTGCTGCTAACGGCGCCAGTCTCCGCAGCCTCAGGAGGAAGTTCAAATACCAGCCACTTCCTGTAGTTGGGGCTAAGATTAAACGACG GAGCGCCCTGTTCTACAGCAATGAAGTGCAGCAGTATGCGGTGCCCTTCATGGTCACAGACCCGTCTGTAGTGAAGAGAACGCAGCGCTTTCTGGCCGAGGAGCAGCAAGAGTCGCCC GTCCAGTATGGTGCATATGTAGGAGTAGGAGGAGTGGGTAACATCATCAAGATGCTGGTTGCTGGCATGATGTTCATGTTGCTGACGAAGTTCAACTTTGGATGCAACCTACTCATCAAG TACCCAGAATTCTTCTCCTTTGGTTTATTCACAAAGGCCGGACCAACCAAAAGTCAG ATTAAGGACGCATCCTTCCAGTTTGCCTTCTATGGAGAAGGATACACCGAGGGAAAAGACCCTTCCCAGGGAAAACCTGATGGCAAGATTCGTACTCTGGTCCAGGGGCCCG AGGCTGTGTATGTAGCTACCCCCATCGCCATGGTGCAGGCGGCGCTCACCATCCTCAATGAACCCAATGTTCTGCCCAGGAC GGGAGGAGTCTACACTCCCGGAGCAGCTTTCGGCAAGACTACGCTGATCGACCGCCTCCACAAACATGGCATCCAGTTCTCCGTGAAATAG
- the LOC115559011 gene encoding zinc finger protein with KRAB and SCAN domains 2 — MSRKGMVWTNREVETFLCILGEEDVQRDLDGAARNEKVFQLVSQKLLDAGFEKNTEQCRQKSKKLRADYRKAKDHNNQNGDYRKMWKWFNMMDAIYGHRLQSNRDRHGELHAGIQVTTYRHPSAQLAS; from the exons ATGTCTCGCAAAGGTATGGTTTGGACGAACCGGGAGGTGGAAACGTTCCTCTGCATCTTAGGGGAGGAAGACGTTCAGAGGGATCTGGATGGAGCAGCGAGGAATGAGAAGGTCTTCCAGCTGGTATCTCAGAAATTGTTGGACGCAGGCTTCGAGAAGAACACTGAGCAGTGTCGCCAGAAATCCAAGAAGCTCCGGGCCGACTATCGGAAGGCTAAAGACCACAACAACCAGAATGGCGACTACAGGAAGATGTGGAAGTGGTTTAACATGATGGACGCTATCTACGGACACCGACTGCAGAGTAACAGAGATCGACACGGCGAACTCCATGCTGGAATCCAAGTTACAACCTATCG CCACCCCTCAGCTCAACTCGCCAGCTGA
- the LOC115558405 gene encoding zinc finger protein with KRAB and SCAN domains 2, with protein sequence MLPKGSAWTNRELETFLCILGEEDVQRELHGSVRNAKVFQLVSDKLLDAGFERNTEQCRQKSKKLRVEYRKVKEQNNRSGDKGKTWKWFNMMDAIYGHQLESKGEEIDTATSLLESKLEPIATSLPAAVRRRATKALSQDSAICQCPSLSTRLQDPNPTEVFLLSLAPMLQSLEPEKLSDTKIQIMTLIHQAKFN encoded by the exons ATGTTACCCAAAGGTTCGGCTTGGACGAACCGGGAGCTGGAAACGTTCCTCTGCATCTTAggggaggaagacgtgcagAGGGAGCTGCATGGGTCGGTGAGGAATGCAAAGGTCTTCCAGCTGGTATCCGATAAATTGTTGGATGCGGGTTTCGAGAGGAACACCGAGCAGTGTCGCCAGAAATCCAAGAAGCTCCGGGTCGAGTACCGGAAGGtgaaagaacaaaacaacaggAGTGGCGACAAGGGGAAGACGTGGAAATGGTTTAACATGATGGACGCTATCTACGGACACCAACTGGAGAGTAAAGGAGAAGAGATCGACACGGCCACCTCCTTGCTGGAATCCAAGTTAGAGCCTATTG CCACCTCGCTACCAGCTGCAGTAAGAAGGCGAGCGACGAAGGCCTTGAGTCAGGATTCGGCCATCTGTCAGTGTCCAAGCCTCTCCACCCGATTACAGGATCCCAATCCCACGGAGGTCTTTCTTCTGAGTCTTGCCCCCATGCTCCAGTCCCTCGAACCCGAGAAGCTTTCAGATACGAAAATACAAATTATGACTTTGATTCACCAAGCAAAATTTAATTAA